The Lycium barbarum isolate Lr01 chromosome 12, ASM1917538v2, whole genome shotgun sequence genome includes a region encoding these proteins:
- the LOC132624611 gene encoding protein MAIN-LIKE 1-like: MIERWRPETHTFHLRTGEATITLQDVEVIYGLQIDGQALYRVEPPEMLPYRQKLARLTGFEPLQRDMGGRSRLLRSSLHANLRLIDLQGLIDEASHQADVDQPARLYLLIIFGGITLPNTSGADMSIRYLLFIEDLDQLGCYSWGAAVMAYMYRGFDRASMGERLEVAAFSPLLQI, translated from the exons ATGATTGAGCGCTGGCGACCGGAGACccatacatttcatctccgcactggcGAGGCTACCATCACCCTGCAGGATGTCGAGGTGATTTATGGTCTACAGATTGATGGACAGGCATTGTATAGAGTGGAGCCTCCGGAGATGCTGCCGTATCGCCAGAAGTTGGCTAGGCTCACTGGTTTCGAGCCTCTGCAGAGGGATATGGGTGGACGGAGTCGGTTGTTGCGGTCCTCCCTCCATGCTAACTTGCGCCTCATAGATCTGCAGGGTCTGATTGACGAGGCGTCGCATCAGGCTGATGTTGACCAACCTGCTCGCTTATATcttctcatcatattcgggggcatcaCGCTCCCGAACACTTCGGGTGCGGATATGAGCATTAGGTATCTACTTTTTATTGAGGACCTAGACCAGCtgggatgttatagttggggcgcaGCTGTCATGGCTTACATGTACAGAGGATTTGATCGAGCCTCTATGGGCGAGAGGCTTGAGGTCGCTGCATTTAGCCCtcttcttcag ATATGA